One Chlamydia ibidis 10-1398/6 genomic window, AAAGATCACGACAAGGAAGATCTGGGTGAACGGAGCATAATCTGGAGAAATTCCTAAAGCCTTATAACAATGTCGCGAGGATTCTGAGCCTACTTGCAAGGCAATATTGACACCAAGCATAACTGTGCCAAATAGCCGATAAGGGCGACGTATTAGGAAGTTAATATAACGGGCTTTCTTATGATTTTTGGTTAGGTAGTATTGTAAGCGTACTCGATTAAAGGAAACACAAGCCATTTCCATCATTGAGTAAAAACCTTGTAAGATGACACAGATCACGTTGATGGCAAGCCAGAAGAAAGGAGAATTAATCATGCATCTTCCTTATATATACTCGGCGAACACGATTAGGAGCAGCATCTAATATTTGGAAAACTAGATTATTCCAAGAGAGCTTAGTTCCTGTTGAAGGGATAGAACCTACTTGTTCTGTTAACCACCCTCCTAAAGTTGCGCTATTATTATTTGTAGGTAAATTAATGTTGAAGATCTCACTAAGATCACTTAGTTCCAACGTGCCTGTTGCAATGATAACGTTTTTTCCTGACATCGTATAAAGAACTTTTTCTTTACGCTGATCAATAATCTCTCCAGAAACTATTTCAAATAGATCTTCTTGGGTAATCAAACCTTCTATAGAACCATACTCATCAATAATCATACCTAAAGTCTCGTCTTCTGCAGCAAGGTGACAAAGAGCGGTTTTTGCAGAGATAGTCTCCGGCATGTAATAGGGCTTTTTAAGTAAAGGTAGTAGTTCGTCAGAAGATTGTAAAGGTCGACCGTAAAGAAGCAAGGTTTTTGCAGTACATATACCTAAAAGATTTTGAAGATTATTATTACAGACGGGAACACGAGAGCAGTGTTTTTCAGAAAACAAATTGTAAAGGTTATCAATAGGCATTTGTATGTCGTAAAACAAGACATTTTGTCGCGGTTTCATTCTTTCTTTCACGCTACAATCGCTTAAGGATAAGTAGCCGTATAAAAGACGGCTTTCTTCTTGGTTAACAACTCCAAAATCTTTACAACTTTGTAAAACTTCTTTGAGCTCTTGAGGCTGAATGATGTCTACTTGCTGGTTAGCAAGAAGTTTCTGAACAATATAATTAATCCCGCTTATGGCCCAATCTAGTAGAGGACGTAAGATTTTTGTAAAAATGAGGATTACAGGAGCTACGGAACCAGAAATTTGTGCATTATAAGGTAATGCAACAGCTTTGGGAAGAATCTCGCATAAGATAAGAGTTAAGGCTAAGGGGAAACCAACAGTGAGTAACCAAGAAGCATTATCACCAACTAAAATAGCAACGCAATTTTGGATGCCAATATTTAAGCCAATATCACAAAAAATTAATGTAATTAACAAATGGTGTGGGTGGGATAGGAGAGAAGCAACCAATTGCTGTTTTTTATATTTTGAACGCTTGTAATGTGAAATTAACGAGGTCGGTAAAGAAAATAACGCGATTTGCGATAGAGAGATAAATCCTGAACAGAGGGTGAATAAAATAATCAAGAAAGTCAGAATAGTAGAGATCATCTATGTGCCTGGATTCGTATCCTCGGGGGAAAAAAAAGATACTTTAGTATACCCTTTGGGGACTAAACCTAACCTTTGAATTAACGCTGCTTCTATAACTAAAGGGTCATCCCAATGTTGAATGTGAAGACGCAATTCTTTTTGTTTCTCCTCAGCGCGAAGAATTTGCCCTTGAATGTACGTAACCCGACTTTTTAGGCGCTGCTCTTCCTGATGCAAATTCCCAATCGCGCGATCATACACAAATCTACCGATAAGTATGCAAAGAATCAACCACCAAGAATTAACAATGATCTCTTCAAAACATCTTAGCCATAGTATCTTTCGCATATTATGACTTTAAACAAAAGGCACTGTAATCCCTTGCTGCTTTTGGTATTTACCTTTTCTTTCGGCATAAGAGACCTCACAAATCTCGTCAGCCTCAAAGAATAAGACCTGAGCAATACCCTCATTAGCATAAATTTTTGCAGGTAACGGAGTCGTATTAGAAATTTCTATTGTTACGTATCCCTCCCATTCCGGCTCGAAAGGAGTAACGTTTACAATGAGTCCACAACGTGCATACGTAGATTTCCCAATACACATTGTAAGAACATTTCTCGGAATGCGGAAATATTCTACGCTATGCGCTAGGGCAAAGGAGTTAGGAGGTATGACGCAAACATCATCGGTGATTGAAATGAAGGTATCCTCAGTGAAGTGTTTAGGATCTACAATGGAGTTATAAACATTTGTAAACACTTTAAACTCTCGAGATAAACGCAAATCATAGCCATAGCTGGACAAACCATAGCTAATCAATTTCTCTCCAGTTGTTTCGTTGATATTTACCTGGCAGTCAACAAAGGGCTCAATCATCCCATGTGCTAAAGCCATCCTACGGATCCATTTATCTTCTTTAATACTCATTCAGAAACCTTATTCATTAGATTGAATGAACGTTTGTTATTTGAGTCTACCACTACTATACTTAATAGAGGAATCTATAAAAACGAACTGATAGGTTATGCTCAATTCGTATCTTTTTCAAGATTAAAGAAATCAATAGTGATAAGTACTTATCTTTTTCAAGACCTAAGTCTCGATTCTTTCTATCTAAAAAATTTTCTTCTTAACAAGAAATAAGGAAACAACTCAGTTATATGCCGTCACAAAAGAGGAACCCTCGAAGAGGATTATGTAATTAGATCATTGGCACTTGCGTGATAGTAACACGCCTGTAAGCGTAACCTTATGGCGATCTTAGATAATACTATAGGAAAAAGGCAAATCTTATTTTTTTATGTGAGTATTTTTCTCTAGTAGATTCAAGGGGACAAGTATATTTTTTGTTTATAGATGAAAAATATGAGACTATTTGGATGATTTCTATGAATTTAGTAGAAGTACATCAAGAACCCCTTGACTTTAGGATTGATGGTATGTCAGAAAGTCTTTTTTCTTTCTTAATAGGCTCATAATGACACATCAAGTTTCTGTGTTGCACAATGATAAGAAGTTCGATATATCTTTGCGTCCTAAAGGATTACAAGAATTCTGTGGTCAAAAGCAATTAACGGATCGTCTGGATCTTTTTCTTCAAGCAGCCTTACAAAGAGGGGAGGTCCCTGGTCATTGCTTGTTTTTTGGCCCCCCAGGATTGGGGAAAACTTCATTAGCTCATATCGTATCCTATACGGTAGGCAGAGGTTTAGTTATTGCTTCTGGGCCGCAGCTTATTAAACCATCAGATCTTTTGGGATTGTTAACCAGTTTGCAAGAAGGGGATGTATTTTTTATCGATGAAATTCATCGAATGGGTAAGGTAGCTGAAGAATATTTGTACTCTGCCATGGAGGATTTCAAAATTGATATTACCATAGATTCTGGTCCAGGAGCTCGATCGGTGCGTGTTGATCTCGCTCCTTTCACGTTGGTCGGAGCGACAACACGCTCTGGTATGCTGAGTGAACCTTTGCGTACACGTTTTTCTTTTTGTGGTAGGGTTTCTTATTATTCCGATGATGATTTAACAAGTATTTTAATTCGTTCTTCTGGTTTATTAGGTATAGAGGCTGAAATGTCAGCGCTGCATGAGATTGCTAAGAGATCCCGAGGAACACCAAGATTAGCTAATAATCTTTTGCGTTGGGTTCGAGATTTTGCCCAAATGCGTGAGGGTAATTGTATCAATAGTGACGTGGCAAAAAAAGCTTTGGCTATGCTATTAATAGATGATTGGGGGTTAAATGAGATTGATATTAAACTCCTCACTACAATAATAGATTATTATCAGGGCGGTCCCGTTGGAGTGAAGACTTTGTCCGTTGCTGTGGGCGAGGATGTGAAGACTTTGGAAGATGTTTATGAGCCATTCCTTATACTTAAGGGATTAATTAAGAAAACTTCCAGAGGTAGAATGGTTACTAAGTTAGCCTATGATCATTTAAATAGGGATTCGAGTAATTTACGTATTCCAGGAGAAGAATAGTGAAAATGTTGAAGCACATACTTTTAGGTTTTGCCTGTAGTATGAGCGTGGTAGGATACACAGAAGTTAAAGTATCCGACACTTTCATAGAACAAACAGTAGTTTGCGAACCTAAGGTTCGTGTTCTTCTTCTTAATGAGAGTACTACTGCGTTGATTGAATCTAAGGGTGCTTACCGAGTATATGTTGATAATGCTTTAGTGTATACTTCTGCTCAAGGTATACGATGTGCGGCTCATGCGTTATATGATGGTATTCGTTGGGGACAAAATTTCTCAAAAGCACATTGTTTGAAAATCGAACCTGTTGATAGTGGTGCTTTGCTTTTCGTGAATGGGATACAATATCAGGGTGCCCTGTATATTCATAAGACCGACAGGAACTGTATTATCGTTACAAATGAGTTAACTGTTGAGGATTACCTAAAGTCTGTTCTCTCAATAAAGTATTTGAGGGAATTAGATAAAGAAGCTTTGTCTGCTTGTGTTATTTTAGAACGTACTGCGCTGTATGAAAGATTATTGGCTAGAAGCTCGCAGAATTTCTGGCATGTCACTGCTGAGGAAGATCACTATGCTGGGTATGGAGCCACGAAGCAATTCTATGGTGTAGAGGAGGCTGTTGAGTGGACGTCGCGCTTGATAGTTGATAATCCCGATGGCTTAATCATAGATGCTGAAGGTTTGATTAAGGCTAATGTAGATCGGCTTGCTGTTGAAGGATATAATGCACGCCAGATTTTAGAAAGGTTCTATAAAGACGCAGACTTTGTTGTTATAGAATCCTGGGAAGAAGAAAGAAGCGATCTGAGTTAAGTTCTAATAGCATCACTAATAGCAACTAGGATAGTTCTTGCTTCTAATTGTGTCATTTCTTCTAGATTTTCTTCGATGAATCCCTTGGATGTATCTGCTACTTTCTTATAGTTAGTGAATCCTGCCCTCGGTTTCGGTAGTTTGATGGTTATTTCCTCTTCTTGTGTAGAGATAGCTATATATATGCTGTGCTGTTCGTCTTTCAGTTCATAGGCTAAGAATTTACTGGGTTGCCATGAAATAGGATTTGCTTCTGAATCTAACCAAGTAATTGTTTCCGTAGTTAAAAAGCCTTTATTGAAAATAGTTTGATGAGCTTTTCTAAAATTCAAAAGCTCTTTTACGAACGAGAATAACGAAGAGCGTTCTTTTAATTTATCCCATAGAAAATAGTTGGCCTGGTTATCTAAACTCCACCGGTTGTTGTTCCCTTGCCCAGTATGGCCATATTCATCCCCTGATTGAATCATAGGAATGCCTTGAGATAGTATTAGAATTAGAAAGAAGTTTTTTACCTGTTGTTCTCTTGCCTGCAGTATTTTTGGATCATTAGTGGGACCTTCTATTCCAAAGTTATAGCTAAAGTTCGCATTTGTTCCATCTGAGTTTTTTTCGCCATTTGCTTCATTATGTTTTTCATTATAAGAAACAGTATCATAAAGAGTGAATCCATCATGTGCGGAGATATAGTTAACAGAGTTGCAGGGAGATCCTTTAGGATAATTATCTTGAGATCCAGAGATCTTGGAAGCAAATAAACCTATTAAGTTGGGGGAGCCATTCAGGAATGCTTTGACTGTATCGCGGTAAGAGCCATTCCATTCGCTCCATCGTGGAGATATTGTAGGAAACATACCTAATTGATATAGGCCTGCTGCATCCCAGGGTTCAGCAATAAGTTTCGTATTTGCTAGCAATGGGTCATAGGCAATATCTTTGAGTACTGGTGCGATAGGTAGGGGAGATCCAAAAGGATCACGAGATAGTGCGGATGCTAAATCAAATCGAAAGCCGTCTACATGCATTTCTTCAACCCAGTAGCGTAGTATGTCTAGGATCCATTGTTTTGTCGGAGTGTGATTAGCATTGATAGTATTTCCACAACCTGAGTAGTTTACGTGTCTTCCTTCAGAATCTAACATATAGTATGAAGAGAGATCAATCCATGGTAAAGGACATTCTGTTCCCTCAAGTCCTGTATGGTTAAATACAACATCTAAGATAACTTCTATTCCTGCTTTGTGTAACTCTTTTACTAGCGTTTTGAATTCTCTTTGGGGAGCACACGGGTCAGATGCGTATGCATAACGTCGGCAAGGACAAAAAAAATTTACTGGGGCATATCCCCAATAATTATAAAGTGGCAGAGAGGAAGAACTTTTAAAAGGATGTGCAGTTTCATCGAATTCAAAAATCGGTAGTAATTCAATGGCTGTAATACCGAGTTGTTTTAGATAGTCAATTTTTTCAATTATTCCTAAAAACGTTCCTGGGTGATTAACTTTAGAAGACGCATCATAGGTAAACGATCGTACATGCATTTCATAAATAACTGATATTTCCCTAGGTATATTTAGTGGGGCGTCTCCATCCCAAGAAAATTCTTCATTTTTTAAATAACTAAAGGCATAGTCTCCCTGTGTTTTTGATGCGCCAAAGGTTTGAGGCGTGTGGAGGTTTTTGGCATAGGGGTCGGCAATATATTTTTCAAAATTGAAAGATGCTCCGATTTGTCCTGGGCCATTAATCCGAAAAGCGTAAGACCATGTGTCTGCAATGCCTGTAATTTCAATATGCCAGATATTGCCAGTACGGTTTTTATCTGCGGATAAAGGTAGCTCGTATATTTGGCCTTGTTGATCTGCAAGGACTAAAACTACCTCCGTTGCTTGTGAGGAGTAAAGGGAAAAGCGAAATCGTGATGGAGAAAGCTGAGTCGCTCCTAAAGGTGAAGGAATACCTGGATAGAAGTTAATTTTGGCCATTACCAAGCGAATAACACAAACTCAAGAGAAACACAAGAAAGTTTTTGGTTTTAAGTCTCTGAAATCGTTTACGAACAAATCTACTATGTGTTAACTTGAAAAAATAAGAAAAAGGTTAATTATTACAAGGAGATTCCCGCATGTCTAGGCAAAATGCTGAGGAAAATCTAAAAAATTTTGCTAAGGAATTGAAACTTCCTGATGTGGCTTTTGATCAGAACAATACGTGCATTTTGTTTGTTGATGGTGAGTTTTCCTTACACCTAACTTATGAAGAGCATTCTGATCGGCTGTATGTTTATGCTCCATTACTTGATGGTTTGCCTGACAATCCACAGAGAAAGTTAGCCCTATATGAGAAGTTGTTAGAAGGCTCCATGTTGGGGGGACAGATGGCTGGAGGTGGAGTGGGTGTTGCCACTAAAGAGCAGCTTATCCTCATGCACTGCGTTCTCGATATGAAGTACGCAGAGACTAATTTATTAAAAGCTTTTGCACAGCTTTTTATTGAAACTGTTGTTAAGTGGCGAACTGTTTGTGCAGATATTTGTGCAGGTAGAGAGCCTTCAGTCGATACAATGCCGCAAATGCCACAGTCTAGTGGCGGTGGTATGCAGCCTCCTCCTACAGGAATTCGCGCATAGCTTTTAGTCTAATTAAGGGTAAGGCG contains:
- a CDS encoding hemolysin family protein, encoding MISTILTFLIILFTLCSGFISLSQIALFSLPTSLISHYKRSKYKKQQLVASLLSHPHHLLITLIFCDIGLNIGIQNCVAILVGDNASWLLTVGFPLALTLILCEILPKAVALPYNAQISGSVAPVILIFTKILRPLLDWAISGINYIVQKLLANQQVDIIQPQELKEVLQSCKDFGVVNQEESRLLYGYLSLSDCSVKERMKPRQNVLFYDIQMPIDNLYNLFSEKHCSRVPVCNNNLQNLLGICTAKTLLLYGRPLQSSDELLPLLKKPYYMPETISAKTALCHLAAEDETLGMIIDEYGSIEGLITQEDLFEIVSGEIIDQRKEKVLYTMSGKNVIIATGTLELSDLSEIFNINLPTNNNSATLGGWLTEQVGSIPSTGTKLSWNNLVFQILDAAPNRVRRVYIRKMHD
- the dcd gene encoding dCTP deaminase, whose translation is MSIKEDKWIRRMALAHGMIEPFVDCQVNINETTGEKLISYGLSSYGYDLRLSREFKVFTNVYNSIVDPKHFTEDTFISITDDVCVIPPNSFALAHSVEYFRIPRNVLTMCIGKSTYARCGLIVNVTPFEPEWEGYVTIEISNTTPLPAKIYANEGIAQVLFFEADEICEVSYAERKGKYQKQQGITVPFV
- the ruvB gene encoding Holliday junction branch migration DNA helicase RuvB, which codes for MTHQVSVLHNDKKFDISLRPKGLQEFCGQKQLTDRLDLFLQAALQRGEVPGHCLFFGPPGLGKTSLAHIVSYTVGRGLVIASGPQLIKPSDLLGLLTSLQEGDVFFIDEIHRMGKVAEEYLYSAMEDFKIDITIDSGPGARSVRVDLAPFTLVGATTRSGMLSEPLRTRFSFCGRVSYYSDDDLTSILIRSSGLLGIEAEMSALHEIAKRSRGTPRLANNLLRWVRDFAQMREGNCINSDVAKKALAMLLIDDWGLNEIDIKLLTTIIDYYQGGPVGVKTLSVAVGEDVKTLEDVYEPFLILKGLIKKTSRGRMVTKLAYDHLNRDSSNLRIPGEE
- a CDS encoding SpoIID/LytB domain-containing protein, which gives rise to MSVVGYTEVKVSDTFIEQTVVCEPKVRVLLLNESTTALIESKGAYRVYVDNALVYTSAQGIRCAAHALYDGIRWGQNFSKAHCLKIEPVDSGALLFVNGIQYQGALYIHKTDRNCIIVTNELTVEDYLKSVLSIKYLRELDKEALSACVILERTALYERLLARSSQNFWHVTAEEDHYAGYGATKQFYGVEEAVEWTSRLIVDNPDGLIIDAEGLIKANVDRLAVEGYNARQILERFYKDADFVVIESWEEERSDLS
- a CDS encoding glycogen debranching protein, yielding MAKINFYPGIPSPLGATQLSPSRFRFSLYSSQATEVVLVLADQQGQIYELPLSADKNRTGNIWHIEITGIADTWSYAFRINGPGQIGASFNFEKYIADPYAKNLHTPQTFGASKTQGDYAFSYLKNEEFSWDGDAPLNIPREISVIYEMHVRSFTYDASSKVNHPGTFLGIIEKIDYLKQLGITAIELLPIFEFDETAHPFKSSSSLPLYNYWGYAPVNFFCPCRRYAYASDPCAPQREFKTLVKELHKAGIEVILDVVFNHTGLEGTECPLPWIDLSSYYMLDSEGRHVNYSGCGNTINANHTPTKQWILDILRYWVEEMHVDGFRFDLASALSRDPFGSPLPIAPVLKDIAYDPLLANTKLIAEPWDAAGLYQLGMFPTISPRWSEWNGSYRDTVKAFLNGSPNLIGLFASKISGSQDNYPKGSPCNSVNYISAHDGFTLYDTVSYNEKHNEANGEKNSDGTNANFSYNFGIEGPTNDPKILQAREQQVKNFFLILILSQGIPMIQSGDEYGHTGQGNNNRWSLDNQANYFLWDKLKERSSLFSFVKELLNFRKAHQTIFNKGFLTTETITWLDSEANPISWQPSKFLAYELKDEQHSIYIAISTQEEEITIKLPKPRAGFTNYKKVADTSKGFIEENLEEMTQLEARTILVAISDAIRT
- a CDS encoding type III secretion chaperone Slc1, translated to MSRQNAEENLKNFAKELKLPDVAFDQNNTCILFVDGEFSLHLTYEEHSDRLYVYAPLLDGLPDNPQRKLALYEKLLEGSMLGGQMAGGGVGVATKEQLILMHCVLDMKYAETNLLKAFAQLFIETVVKWRTVCADICAGREPSVDTMPQMPQSSGGGMQPPPTGIRA